In Chryseobacterium oranimense, a single window of DNA contains:
- the dnaB gene encoding replicative DNA helicase gives MAQKETLSSLTHGNFARELSIADGKMPPNAVDFERLVIGTFLIDKKGLDHSIDLLTPEVFYDPRHQVIFSTILKLYEGNHPVDLMTIIQELKKEDKLSQAGGDHYIIDLTMGVSSSAHIEYHVRVILEKYILRSLINVSANVIDSSYKESTDVFELLDKAEQSFFEITNGTIKKGFDTANSLVKQAIDTIKSLKDKEGLSGVPSGFRDIDKETGGWQNSDLIIIAARPAMGKTAFLLSMARNIAVGHKIPMVLFSLEMASVQLITRMIASETKISSEKLRKGTLDDEEWQRLFSNVSELENAPLFIDETPSLSIFDFRAKCRRLVMQHGVKLIMVDYLQLMTAGGGGKGVGNREQEISMISRSLKAIAKELNVPVIALSQLSRSVEARPGKRPQLSDLRESGAIEQDADIVSFIFRPEYYKIAVWDNDEEGQETSTENQAELIIAKHRNGATADVRLSFLKHFAKFGDIEAALNGGMGGYPSNFGSGEPSGFDKIKTTIQPGAAFDLPDSSKLSGSSMNDFDDDDDFPF, from the coding sequence ATGGCGCAGAAAGAAACATTATCATCCCTTACGCACGGAAACTTTGCAAGAGAATTGTCTATTGCGGATGGAAAAATGCCTCCCAATGCTGTAGATTTTGAAAGACTGGTGATCGGAACTTTTTTAATAGACAAAAAAGGGCTTGACCACTCTATTGACCTTCTTACTCCTGAAGTATTTTATGACCCAAGACATCAGGTTATTTTTTCTACCATCTTAAAGCTTTATGAAGGTAACCATCCTGTGGATCTGATGACGATTATCCAGGAATTAAAAAAAGAAGATAAACTCAGCCAGGCAGGTGGTGACCATTACATCATCGACCTTACCATGGGAGTAAGTTCATCAGCCCATATTGAATATCACGTACGTGTTATTCTTGAAAAATATATTTTAAGAAGCCTTATTAACGTTTCTGCCAATGTGATCGATTCATCCTATAAAGAATCTACTGATGTATTCGAGCTTTTGGATAAGGCCGAACAATCTTTCTTTGAAATTACCAACGGTACAATTAAAAAAGGATTCGATACTGCCAATTCATTAGTAAAACAGGCTATCGACACCATTAAATCCCTTAAAGACAAAGAAGGACTGTCCGGAGTTCCTTCAGGATTCAGAGATATTGATAAAGAAACAGGAGGCTGGCAAAATTCCGACCTCATCATTATTGCAGCCCGTCCGGCAATGGGTAAAACCGCATTCCTTCTGTCAATGGCCAGAAATATAGCTGTAGGCCACAAAATACCGATGGTGCTTTTCTCCCTGGAGATGGCATCCGTACAGCTTATCACCAGGATGATTGCTTCGGAAACGAAAATCTCTTCTGAAAAGCTGCGAAAAGGAACGCTTGATGATGAAGAATGGCAAAGACTGTTCTCCAATGTTTCCGAACTTGAGAACGCTCCGCTTTTTATTGACGAAACCCCTTCCCTTTCTATATTCGACTTCCGTGCAAAATGCCGAAGACTGGTAATGCAGCATGGCGTAAAGCTGATCATGGTGGATTACCTTCAGTTGATGACTGCAGGAGGCGGAGGAAAAGGAGTAGGAAACCGTGAACAGGAAATCTCCATGATCTCCCGTTCATTAAAGGCTATTGCTAAAGAACTTAATGTCCCTGTTATTGCACTTTCCCAGCTGTCGAGAAGTGTGGAAGCCCGTCCCGGTAAAAGACCTCAGCTTTCTGACCTGAGGGAATCCGGAGCTATTGAGCAGGATGCAGATATCGTATCATTTATTTTCAGACCTGAATATTATAAAATTGCCGTTTGGGATAATGACGAAGAAGGCCAGGAAACCTCAACAGAAAACCAGGCTGAATTAATTATCGCAAAGCACAGAAATGGCGCAACAGCAGATGTAAGATTATCATTCCTGAAACACTTTGCCAAATTCGGGGATATTGAAGCTGCCCTCAATGGAGGTATGGGAGGCTATCCATCCAATTTCGGATCTGGTGAACCGAGTGGTTTTGATAAGATTAAAACAACTATTCAGCCCGGCGCTGCATTTGATCTGCCGGACAGCTCAAAACTTTCCGGATCATCTATGAACGATTTTGATGACGATGATGATTTTCCTTTCTAG
- a CDS encoding T9SS type B sorting domain-containing protein: MKRKLLLYYLTIFLCFSGQLFSQTYQLAGNPVNTTGWDLVSNAAVDTDFVRLTTDNGNLYGAIKLATPITLSYCDKWKVEFDFRIDGNGTAQFGRGDGFTFWYLANPPTGFVSGGGLGIPGNASGLMVGFDIFNNTTEGQMSKIHLLYGTNNTAGNNIEYNTTPGSTFHSPDLIATQPFVGPTFKHVEVNGETDLTNPTNWIIKIKLDGVLIVDQSFAPSGGAIGMSQGYFGFSAATGGASARHSIKNVKVYVDKVPILNATVTPFVCTNPATGTGTVDLTSFNAQFVNNPANYLFTYYILGSSTPIANPANFAYSGNTTIKVVIKDPTSTLCDNGDGVIQLNPTPFAATDASLTGCNNNNAGTATFDLTTAALTTVPGCTMEFYNTMAELNAGINQIPNPTAYASGAAILFAKVTTPQGCVSVAKVTLNLNPVVTVTDATLRSCFLETNPSLGTFNLSNATVTTLTGATKKYYPSLTDAVNGTNEILSFLAYTAPSGVIYVKVFNAQGCYSIAKVTLTVLSPVYSSVLQDKIICIEDKTTLDAGPGFNGYEWSTGATTQSITNVGVGTYWVKLKTGDCITLQTVKVYASEQPVVTNIDISGSTVTVFVNGGTPPYQYSMDNIQWQNSNIFNSVPRGETKIYVKDSYDCEPIQINITVPNLINVITPNGDGINDAIDYSALSNKKNLEIGIFDRYGYKLFQADKSNRYVWDGTTNGSKKVPTGNYWYSITWNENNSKSTPIKFSGWIMVKNRE, encoded by the coding sequence ATGAAAAGAAAACTACTCCTTTATTATTTAACTATTTTTCTATGCTTTTCAGGACAGCTGTTTTCCCAAACTTATCAGCTTGCAGGAAACCCGGTGAACACTACGGGCTGGGATCTTGTTTCCAATGCAGCCGTAGATACTGACTTTGTGAGGCTTACCACAGATAATGGAAATCTGTATGGCGCTATAAAGCTGGCCACTCCTATCACTTTAAGCTACTGCGACAAATGGAAGGTAGAATTTGATTTTAGAATTGATGGAAACGGAACAGCACAGTTCGGTAGAGGAGACGGATTTACATTCTGGTACCTTGCCAATCCTCCAACAGGATTTGTATCCGGCGGCGGGCTTGGAATTCCAGGAAACGCATCCGGACTGATGGTAGGATTTGATATTTTCAACAATACCACGGAAGGGCAGATGAGTAAAATACATTTACTCTACGGAACCAATAATACTGCCGGAAACAATATTGAATACAATACCACTCCGGGCAGTACATTTCACTCCCCTGACCTTATTGCCACTCAGCCGTTTGTAGGTCCTACATTCAAGCATGTAGAGGTAAACGGGGAAACAGATCTCACCAATCCTACCAACTGGATCATAAAAATAAAACTTGACGGAGTTCTTATTGTTGACCAATCCTTTGCCCCTTCAGGCGGAGCAATAGGAATGAGTCAGGGATATTTCGGATTCTCTGCAGCTACAGGAGGTGCCAGCGCAAGACATTCTATCAAAAATGTAAAAGTTTATGTAGATAAAGTTCCGATTCTTAACGCTACTGTAACTCCGTTTGTATGTACCAATCCGGCAACAGGAACAGGAACTGTAGATTTAACATCCTTCAATGCACAGTTTGTTAACAACCCCGCCAATTACCTGTTTACCTATTATATTTTGGGAAGTTCAACGCCCATTGCCAATCCGGCAAACTTTGCCTATTCCGGAAATACGACTATCAAAGTTGTCATTAAAGATCCAACTTCCACACTCTGTGACAATGGAGACGGAGTTATACAGCTGAATCCAACCCCATTTGCAGCAACCGACGCCTCACTCACGGGCTGCAATAACAATAATGCAGGCACTGCAACATTCGATCTTACCACGGCGGCATTAACAACAGTACCAGGTTGCACCATGGAATTTTATAATACAATGGCAGAACTGAATGCAGGAATCAACCAGATTCCCAACCCTACAGCCTATGCTTCAGGAGCTGCTATATTATTTGCAAAAGTAACCACACCTCAAGGCTGTGTAAGTGTAGCAAAAGTTACCTTAAACCTTAACCCGGTTGTAACAGTAACTGATGCAACCTTACGATCATGTTTCCTTGAAACCAATCCTTCACTGGGAACATTCAACCTAAGCAATGCTACAGTAACGACTCTGACAGGAGCTACTAAAAAATACTACCCTTCTTTAACAGATGCAGTAAACGGAACGAATGAAATTTTAAGCTTCCTGGCTTACACGGCGCCATCAGGAGTGATTTATGTAAAAGTATTTAATGCACAGGGATGTTATTCAATTGCAAAAGTAACATTAACTGTACTTTCTCCGGTGTATTCAAGTGTACTTCAGGACAAGATTATCTGTATTGAAGATAAAACCACTCTGGATGCAGGACCTGGATTTAATGGCTATGAATGGAGCACAGGAGCCACTACTCAATCTATTACCAACGTAGGTGTAGGGACCTATTGGGTAAAATTAAAGACCGGAGACTGTATTACATTACAGACTGTAAAAGTATATGCTTCTGAGCAGCCTGTTGTAACCAACATTGATATTTCAGGCAGCACAGTGACTGTTTTCGTGAATGGAGGAACACCGCCTTACCAGTATTCAATGGACAACATCCAATGGCAGAATTCCAATATATTTAACAGTGTACCGAGAGGTGAAACTAAAATATATGTAAAGGACAGCTACGATTGTGAGCCTATTCAGATTAATATTACCGTTCCTAATCTTATCAACGTGATTACTCCAAACGGTGACGGAATAAATGATGCCATTGATTATTCGGCACTTTCCAACAAAAAGAATCTGGAAATCGGAATCTTCGACCGGTACGGCTACAAACTTTTCCAGGCCGATAAATCCAACAGATATGTATGGGACGGCACTACCAACGGAAGCAAAAAAGTTCCTACAGGAAATTACTGGTACTCTATCACATGGAACGAAAACAACAGCAAGAGTACGCCTATTAAATTCTCTGGCTGGATCATGGTAAAGAACAGAGAATAA
- a CDS encoding NAD(P)H-dependent oxidoreductase, with translation MNYLEALSRRYSVKKFNHEIIPQDTLHNILESGKLSASSLGLQPYKILVVESEAMKQKLIPAFYNPSQISTCSHLIVIISKKTIEENYIHGYFNHISEVRETPVEKLDLFRKSINQHITQKTQEEIFNWAEKQSYIVLANLMYAAAIENIDSCPMEGFRQDLMEEILNINPDTEKVTVTLALGYRSEEDHFQHMKKVRKPNEKLFKFI, from the coding sequence ATGAATTATTTGGAAGCTTTAAGCAGAAGATATTCTGTGAAAAAATTTAATCATGAGATTATTCCTCAGGACACCCTTCACAATATTCTTGAGTCGGGGAAGCTTTCCGCAAGCTCACTTGGACTTCAGCCCTATAAAATACTGGTGGTGGAGAGCGAGGCAATGAAGCAGAAATTAATTCCGGCTTTCTATAATCCGTCGCAGATTTCTACCTGCTCCCATCTTATTGTTATCATTTCAAAGAAAACAATTGAGGAAAATTATATTCATGGCTATTTTAACCACATTTCCGAAGTAAGGGAAACTCCTGTTGAAAAGCTGGATCTGTTCAGAAAAAGCATTAACCAGCATATTACCCAAAAAACACAGGAGGAGATTTTCAACTGGGCCGAGAAGCAATCCTATATAGTACTGGCCAATCTGATGTACGCCGCCGCTATTGAAAATATAGATTCATGTCCTATGGAAGGCTTCCGCCAGGATCTGATGGAAGAGATTCTCAACATCAATCCGGATACAGAAAAAGTGACTGTAACCCTGGCTTTAGGCTACCGTTCCGAGGAAGACCATTTCCAGCACATGAAAAAAGTAAGAAAACCAAACGAAAAATTGTTTAAATTTATTTAA
- the rnhA gene encoding ribonuclease HI, whose product MRIEIYTDGACSGNPGKGGYGILMRVPEKNYQKTFSKGFRKTTNNRMELLAVITAMEKLKSSENDIHIYTDSKYVADAVNQNWIAGWIKRGWKNVKNPDLWKRFIEMYNKHKPQMHWVKGHAGHFENELCDKLAVAAASSPDLEIDTYFEGLESNSLF is encoded by the coding sequence TTGAGAATAGAAATATACACCGACGGTGCATGCAGTGGAAATCCCGGAAAAGGAGGCTATGGCATCCTCATGCGCGTACCTGAAAAGAATTATCAGAAAACATTCTCGAAAGGATTCAGAAAAACAACCAACAACAGGATGGAGCTGCTCGCTGTCATTACTGCTATGGAAAAACTAAAATCTTCGGAGAACGACATTCACATTTACACAGACAGTAAATATGTAGCAGATGCCGTGAATCAAAACTGGATTGCCGGATGGATTAAAAGAGGCTGGAAAAATGTAAAAAATCCTGACCTCTGGAAAAGATTCATTGAAATGTATAATAAGCACAAACCCCAGATGCACTGGGTAAAAGGTCATGCAGGCCATTTTGAAAATGAGCTATGTGATAAACTGGCCGTAGCGGCTGCAAGTTCACCTGATCTGGAAATTGATACTTACTTTGAAGGACTTGAAAGTAATTCTCTTTTTTAA
- a CDS encoding lectin-like domain-containing protein yields the protein MNKFLLSYISLFLLFLSGGVFSQTYQLTGNPVSTTGWTMVAPTQVMGDFVQLTPDTNNQSGSIRLNDQINLKYCDKWRVEFDFRMDSNQTSNGDGIAFWYLANPPVASVLGSGLGVSQNAVGFIVGFDTYNNTTTATMSKIHVAYGQVANTTDSNNVEFFNVPGSSFHSPDLNTTQPFQGTTYKHVEVTAQVDPAIPTNWIVKITLDGNTICNQSFAPSGTAAAMTIGYFGFSASTGGARSRHSIKNVKIYTDKVPILQNTATQSFCPNPATGFGSVNLTTFNSQFVNTPSNYTFTYLQGSTPITNPTNFQFNTNTTVTVIVKDNAGILCDNPDGKILLVLAPLTLTDKTLTACNNNKAGTGVFNLNNAAVTDVVGATRKYYKTLNDLNANTNEIANPGTYTSAPGDVYVKVTTPQGCTSTAKITLTFFPETPVKEATLQSCFLQNNITSAVFDLTTANVTTLTSGFTKKYYTSAADALSGTNEIVNPSQYMSVSTAVYIKVTDSNGCFGIAKVNLIVLPPVTSSVLKDKIICVDGRTDLDAGPGFDGYEWSTGATTPSIQGVGVGLYWVKLKTGNCIALQLVKVIASANPVITSIDINNTTVTVNVSGGTPPYKYSLNGIDWQDSNTFTGLHRGEARVFVKDFYNCSPVEVQITVPNLINAITPNGDNVNDFIDYSALAYKKNLVFIVYDRYGNKLYEANKLRDFKWDGTASGKKVLTGTYWYSISWNENDKNSTPTKYSGWVLVKNRE from the coding sequence ATGAATAAATTTTTACTGTCGTATATTTCCCTCTTTCTGCTTTTCTTGTCAGGAGGAGTATTTTCCCAAACCTATCAGTTAACCGGAAACCCTGTAAGTACTACCGGATGGACAATGGTTGCACCCACCCAGGTGATGGGTGATTTTGTCCAGCTCACCCCAGATACCAATAACCAGTCAGGATCAATCCGGCTTAATGACCAGATCAACTTAAAATACTGTGATAAATGGAGAGTTGAATTCGATTTCAGGATGGATTCCAACCAAACGTCCAATGGAGATGGAATTGCCTTCTGGTATTTAGCCAATCCACCTGTTGCCAGTGTATTAGGCTCCGGTCTTGGCGTCTCTCAAAATGCAGTAGGTTTTATTGTAGGGTTTGACACCTATAATAATACAACAACAGCCACAATGAGCAAGATACATGTTGCTTATGGACAGGTGGCTAATACGACAGACAGCAATAATGTAGAATTTTTTAACGTTCCCGGAAGTTCTTTTCACTCACCGGACCTGAATACAACACAGCCTTTTCAAGGGACAACATACAAACACGTTGAAGTAACAGCACAGGTAGATCCTGCGATACCCACCAACTGGATTGTTAAAATAACTCTAGACGGAAACACTATCTGCAACCAATCGTTCGCACCTTCTGGCACAGCTGCCGCAATGACCATTGGATATTTTGGGTTTTCCGCTTCTACAGGAGGTGCAAGATCAAGACATTCTATTAAAAATGTAAAAATCTACACAGACAAAGTTCCTATTCTGCAAAATACAGCAACACAATCCTTCTGTCCTAATCCTGCCACAGGGTTCGGGTCTGTAAATTTAACGACCTTCAATTCTCAGTTCGTAAATACCCCTTCAAACTATACATTCACTTACCTTCAGGGTTCAACACCTATCACCAATCCTACGAACTTTCAATTTAATACAAATACTACCGTTACTGTAATTGTAAAAGATAATGCAGGAATATTATGTGATAATCCGGATGGAAAAATACTATTGGTCCTTGCCCCTCTTACCCTCACCGACAAAACTTTAACGGCATGTAACAATAATAAAGCAGGAACAGGAGTATTTAACCTTAACAACGCTGCCGTAACGGATGTAGTAGGAGCAACCAGAAAATATTACAAAACACTGAATGATCTGAATGCCAACACTAACGAAATTGCAAATCCCGGCACATACACTTCTGCACCTGGAGACGTCTATGTAAAAGTTACAACACCACAGGGATGTACCAGTACTGCAAAAATTACATTAACATTTTTCCCTGAAACCCCGGTAAAAGAAGCTACATTACAATCATGCTTCTTACAGAATAATATCACGAGCGCCGTATTCGATCTTACCACTGCCAATGTAACCACCTTAACCAGCGGTTTTACAAAGAAATATTATACAAGTGCAGCAGATGCTTTAAGCGGAACCAATGAAATTGTCAATCCTTCTCAATATATGTCTGTAAGCACCGCAGTGTATATAAAGGTAACAGACTCCAATGGGTGTTTTGGTATAGCAAAAGTGAATCTTATAGTACTGCCACCGGTAACATCATCTGTTTTAAAGGATAAAATAATCTGCGTGGACGGAAGAACAGATCTGGATGCAGGCCCCGGCTTTGATGGCTATGAATGGAGCACAGGAGCAACTACCCCTTCCATTCAGGGTGTAGGGGTAGGATTATATTGGGTAAAACTGAAAACAGGAAATTGTATTGCACTCCAGCTGGTAAAAGTTATTGCCTCTGCAAATCCCGTTATTACAAGCATCGATATAAACAATACAACAGTAACCGTGAATGTTTCAGGAGGCACTCCACCTTATAAATACTCCTTAAACGGAATCGACTGGCAGGATTCAAATACATTTACAGGGCTACACAGAGGAGAAGCAAGAGTTTTCGTTAAAGACTTTTATAACTGTTCGCCCGTTGAAGTTCAGATTACCGTACCTAATCTGATTAATGCCATCACACCAAACGGCGACAATGTGAATGACTTCATTGACTATTCTGCACTGGCATACAAGAAGAATCTTGTTTTCATAGTATATGACAGATATGGCAATAAACTTTATGAAGCTAATAAACTGAGAGACTTTAAATGGGATGGAACTGCATCCGGCAAAAAAGTCCTTACAGGAACTTACTGGTACTCTATTTCATGGAATGAAAATGATAAAAACAGTACTCCTACAAAATATTCAGGCTGGGTATTGGTAAAAAACAGAGAATAA
- the nadB gene encoding L-aspartate oxidase gives MIKADVLVIGSGISGLSYAIKVSEQLPDAKIIIVTKSDEDESNTKYAQGGLAVVTDFKNDNFEKHIEDTMRAGDGENKRDVVEMVVREAPTRFNEIVEWGANFDMKNGEFALGREGGHTENRIVHHKDITGFEIERALLATANSSPNIEILDHHYVIDIITQHHVPGKEVSEGEINCYGAYILDEKSKIIKKITSKITLVATGGAGHVYKNTTNPTIATGDGIAFVARAKGKVSNMQYYQFHPTALYSKLDGMLFLISEAVRGDGAKLRTKRGEKFMHKYDEREELASRDIVARAIDAEMKITGDEFVGLDCKQMNHEKFLEHFPNIYKKCKDEGIDPFTQLIPVVPACHYLMGGIEVDRDGQSSIRNLFAVGECTNSGLHGANRLASNSLLEGLVFGHNAAIKTVDLLNENNFNFDDLKAVPEWNEEGMKIMDEMVIVSYLRKQLQEMMSDLVGIVRSNKRLNMALQKHQEIAAAVDEIYHYSILSPQLSELRNLTTVAHLIITQSMEMTENKGAFYNKDLA, from the coding sequence ATGATAAAAGCGGATGTATTAGTAATTGGTTCCGGCATCTCGGGACTTTCCTATGCCATTAAAGTTTCTGAACAGCTCCCTGATGCCAAAATCATCATCGTAACAAAATCTGATGAAGACGAAAGCAATACCAAATATGCACAGGGCGGGCTGGCCGTAGTCACCGATTTTAAAAATGATAATTTCGAAAAACATATTGAAGATACCATGCGCGCCGGAGACGGGGAAAATAAACGTGATGTGGTAGAAATGGTGGTAAGGGAAGCTCCTACAAGATTTAATGAAATTGTAGAATGGGGCGCCAATTTCGATATGAAAAACGGAGAATTTGCTTTGGGAAGAGAAGGTGGGCATACCGAAAACAGGATCGTTCATCATAAAGATATTACCGGGTTCGAGATTGAAAGAGCCCTTCTGGCAACAGCCAACAGCAGTCCTAATATTGAGATCCTTGACCACCATTACGTTATCGATATTATCACCCAGCATCATGTTCCGGGAAAAGAAGTAAGTGAAGGTGAAATTAATTGTTATGGAGCCTATATTTTAGATGAAAAATCAAAAATCATCAAAAAAATAACTTCCAAAATCACTTTGGTAGCCACAGGCGGCGCAGGACATGTTTACAAAAACACTACAAACCCTACCATTGCTACCGGGGACGGGATTGCTTTCGTAGCCCGTGCAAAAGGTAAGGTTTCCAATATGCAATATTACCAGTTCCATCCGACAGCTTTATACAGTAAACTGGATGGAATGTTGTTTTTAATTTCGGAAGCCGTTCGTGGAGACGGAGCCAAATTAAGAACCAAAAGAGGTGAAAAGTTCATGCACAAATATGATGAGCGCGAAGAATTAGCCTCAAGAGACATTGTTGCAAGAGCCATCGATGCCGAAATGAAAATTACCGGAGACGAATTTGTCGGTTTAGACTGTAAGCAAATGAATCATGAAAAATTCTTAGAACATTTCCCCAATATTTATAAAAAATGTAAAGATGAAGGAATTGATCCTTTCACCCAGCTTATCCCTGTAGTACCTGCATGTCATTATCTGATGGGCGGTATTGAAGTAGACAGGGACGGACAGTCTTCTATAAGAAATCTTTTTGCTGTTGGGGAATGTACCAATTCCGGACTGCATGGCGCGAACAGACTGGCTTCCAACTCTTTACTTGAAGGCTTGGTTTTCGGGCATAATGCAGCTATAAAAACAGTTGACCTTCTCAATGAAAATAATTTTAATTTCGATGATTTAAAGGCTGTTCCTGAATGGAATGAAGAAGGAATGAAGATCATGGATGAAATGGTGATCGTAAGTTACCTCAGAAAGCAGCTTCAGGAAATGATGAGTGATTTAGTAGGTATTGTACGCAGCAACAAACGTCTGAATATGGCATTGCAGAAACATCAGGAAATTGCAGCTGCCGTGGATGAGATCTACCACTACTCCATTCTTTCACCACAACTATCTGAATTAAGAAACCTTACGACAGTTGCCCACCTCATCATTACCCAGTCTATGGAAATGACGGAAAATAAAGGAGCATTTTATAATAAAGACCTAGCGTAA